The following proteins are encoded in a genomic region of Canis lupus familiaris isolate Mischka breed German Shepherd chromosome 6, alternate assembly UU_Cfam_GSD_1.0, whole genome shotgun sequence:
- the FBXL18 gene encoding F-box/LRR-repeat protein 18 isoform X7 has product MASSEEDTSNDGDMPPTAAAVAVGAHLLGFSDEILLHILSHVPSTDLVLNVRRTCRKLAVLCLDKSLTHTVLLQKDYEASEDKVKQLVKEIGREIQQLNMAGCYWLSGATIEHVARCRSLVKVNLSGCHLTSLRLSKMLSALQHLRSLAIDVSPGFDAGQLSGECKATLSRVRELKQTLYTPSYGVVPCCTSLEKLLLYFEILDRTREGAILSGQLMVGQSNVPHYQNLRVFYARLAPGYINQEVVRLYLAVLSDRTPENLHAFLISVPGSFAESGATKNLLDSMARNVALDALQLPKSWLNGSSLLQHMKFNNPFYFSFSRCTLSGGHLIQRVIDGAKELRSLASLNLSGCVHCLSPDSLLRKAEDDIDSGILETLVASCRNLRHLNLSAAHHHSSEGPGRHLCQLLARLRHLRSLSLPVCSVADSAPRSDRVPAMHAVPRGFGKKVRIGVQSCPNPFSGQAGPQPSSVFWSLLKNVPFLERLELIGSNFSSAMPRNEPAIRNSLPPCSRAQNVGDSEVAAIGQLAFLRHLTLAQLPSILTGSGLVSIGLQCQQLQSLSLANLGMMGKVVYMSALSDMLKHCKRLKDLRVFGVCCLWDHLETADVPSSLDCSPPCPVGEGSRRDV; this is encoded by the exons ATGGCCAGCTCCGAGGAG GACACATCCAACGATGGAGACATGCCCCCTACAGCAGCCGCTGTGGCAGTGGGCGCCCACCTTCTCGGCTTTTCGGATGAGATCCTGCTGCATATCCTGAGCCACGTCCCCAGCACAGACCTGGTTCTGAACGTCCGGCGCACCTGCCGGAAGCTTGCGGTGCTATGCCTGGACAAGAGCCTCACCCACACTGTGCTGTTGCAGAAGGACTATGAG GCAAGTGAGGACAAGGTGAAGCAACTGGTGAAGGAGATCGGCCGGGAGATCCAGCAGCTCAACATGGCCGGCTGCTACTGGCTGTCAGGTGCCACCATTGAGCACGTGGCCCGTTGCCGCAGCCTGGTGAAGGTGAACCTCTCTGGCTGCCACCTGACCTCCCTGCGTCTCTCCAAGATGCTCTCAGCCTTGCAGCACCTGCGCTCTTTGGCCATCGACGTGAGCCCTGGCTTCGATGCCGGCCAGCTGAGTGGTGAGTGCAAGGCCACACTGAGCCGCGTGCGGGAGCTGAAGCAGACGCTGTACACACCCTCCTATGGTGTCGTGCCCTGCTGCACCAGCCTTGAGAAGCTGCTGCTCTACTTCGAGATTCTTGACCGCACACGTGAGGGCGCCATCCTCTCAGGCCAGCTGATGGTTGGCCAGAGCAATGTGCCCCACTACCAGAACCTGCGGGTCTTCTACGCGCGCCTGGCCCCTGGCTACATCAATCAGGAGGTGGTGCGGCTCTACCTGGCTGTGCTCAGTGACCGCACGCCTGAGAATCTTCACGCCTTCCTCATCTCTGTGCCTGGCAGCTTCGCTGAGAGCGGGGCCACCAAGAACCTCCTGGATTCCATGGCCCGCAACGTGGCCCTGGATGCCCTGCAGCTGCCCAAGTCCTGGCTCAACGGCTCATCCCTGCTCCAGCACATGAAGTTCAACAACCCATTTTATTTCAGCTTCAGCCGTTGCACCCTGTCCGGTGGCCACCTGATCCAGCGGGTCATTGATGGAGCCAAGGAGCTCCGCAGCCTGGCGAGCCTGAACCTCAGTGGCTGCGTCCACTGCTTGTCCCCGGACTCCCTGCTCCGCAAGGCGGAGGACGATATTGATAGCggcatcctggagaccctggtGGCGTCCTGTCGCAACTTGCGGCACCTCAACCTCTCGGCTGCCCATCACCACAGCTCTGAGGGCCCAGGCCGCCACCTCTGCCAGCTGCTGGCTCGGCTGCGCCACCTGCGCTCCTTATCCCTGCCTGTCTGCTCTGTCGCCGACTCAGCACCACGGTCCGACCGTGTGCCTGCCATGCATGCTGTGCCCCGTGGCTTTGGCAAGAAGGTGCGCATTGGCGTGCAGTCCTGCCCCAACCCCTTCTCGGGGCAGGCAGGCCCTCAGCCTTCCTCCGTGTTCTGGTCTCTGCTGAAGAACGTGCCCTTTCTGGAGCGCCTTGAGCTGATCGGGTCCAACTTCTCCTCTGCCATGCCGCGCAACGAACCTGCTATCCGCAACTCCCTCCCGCCCTGCAGCCGGGCACAGAACGTTGGAGACTCGGAAGTGGCTGCCATTGGCCAGCTGGCATTCCTGAGGCACCTGACGCTGGCCCAGCTGCCCAGCATCCTGACGGGCTCTGGGCTGGTCAGCATCGGCCTGCAGTGCCAGCAGCTGCAGTCTCTCTCACTGGCCAACCTGGGCATGATGGGGAAGGTGGTCTACATGTCTGCGCTCTCAGACATGCTGAAGCACTGCAAGCGGTTGAAGGACCTCAG AGTGTTTGGTGTCTGCTGCCTGTGGGACCACCTGGAGACTGCAGATGTTCCCAGTTCCCTGGACTGCTCGCCACCCTGCCCggtgggagaggggagcaggCGTGACGTCTAA
- the FBXL18 gene encoding F-box/LRR-repeat protein 18 isoform X1 has protein sequence MASSEEDTSNDGDMPPTAAAVAVGAHLLGFSDEILLHILSHVPSTDLVLNVRRTCRKLAVLCLDKSLTHTVLLQKDYEASEDKVKQLVKEIGREIQQLNMAGCYWLSGATIEHVARCRSLVKVNLSGCHLTSLRLSKMLSALQHLRSLAIDVSPGFDAGQLSGECKATLSRVRELKQTLYTPSYGVVPCCTSLEKLLLYFEILDRTREGAILSGQLMVGQSNVPHYQNLRVFYARLAPGYINQEVVRLYLAVLSDRTPENLHAFLISVPGSFAESGATKNLLDSMARNVALDALQLPKSWLNGSSLLQHMKFNNPFYFSFSRCTLSGGHLIQRVIDGAKELRSLASLNLSGCVHCLSPDSLLRKAEDDIDSGILETLVASCRNLRHLNLSAAHHHSSEGPGRHLCQLLARLRHLRSLSLPVCSVADSAPRSDRVPAMHAVPRGFGKKVRIGVQSCPNPFSGQAGPQPSSVFWSLLKNVPFLERLELIGSNFSSAMPRNEPAIRNSLPPCSRAQNVGDSEVAAIGQLAFLRHLTLAQLPSILTGSGLVSIGLQCQQLQSLSLANLGMMGKVVYMSALSDMLKHCKRLKDLRLEQPYFSANAQFFQALSQCSALQRLCLVSRSGTLQPEAVLAFMARCLHVVVCHMFTGESLATCKSLQQSLLRRKW, from the exons ATGGCCAGCTCCGAGGAG GACACATCCAACGATGGAGACATGCCCCCTACAGCAGCCGCTGTGGCAGTGGGCGCCCACCTTCTCGGCTTTTCGGATGAGATCCTGCTGCATATCCTGAGCCACGTCCCCAGCACAGACCTGGTTCTGAACGTCCGGCGCACCTGCCGGAAGCTTGCGGTGCTATGCCTGGACAAGAGCCTCACCCACACTGTGCTGTTGCAGAAGGACTATGAG GCAAGTGAGGACAAGGTGAAGCAACTGGTGAAGGAGATCGGCCGGGAGATCCAGCAGCTCAACATGGCCGGCTGCTACTGGCTGTCAGGTGCCACCATTGAGCACGTGGCCCGTTGCCGCAGCCTGGTGAAGGTGAACCTCTCTGGCTGCCACCTGACCTCCCTGCGTCTCTCCAAGATGCTCTCAGCCTTGCAGCACCTGCGCTCTTTGGCCATCGACGTGAGCCCTGGCTTCGATGCCGGCCAGCTGAGTGGTGAGTGCAAGGCCACACTGAGCCGCGTGCGGGAGCTGAAGCAGACGCTGTACACACCCTCCTATGGTGTCGTGCCCTGCTGCACCAGCCTTGAGAAGCTGCTGCTCTACTTCGAGATTCTTGACCGCACACGTGAGGGCGCCATCCTCTCAGGCCAGCTGATGGTTGGCCAGAGCAATGTGCCCCACTACCAGAACCTGCGGGTCTTCTACGCGCGCCTGGCCCCTGGCTACATCAATCAGGAGGTGGTGCGGCTCTACCTGGCTGTGCTCAGTGACCGCACGCCTGAGAATCTTCACGCCTTCCTCATCTCTGTGCCTGGCAGCTTCGCTGAGAGCGGGGCCACCAAGAACCTCCTGGATTCCATGGCCCGCAACGTGGCCCTGGATGCCCTGCAGCTGCCCAAGTCCTGGCTCAACGGCTCATCCCTGCTCCAGCACATGAAGTTCAACAACCCATTTTATTTCAGCTTCAGCCGTTGCACCCTGTCCGGTGGCCACCTGATCCAGCGGGTCATTGATGGAGCCAAGGAGCTCCGCAGCCTGGCGAGCCTGAACCTCAGTGGCTGCGTCCACTGCTTGTCCCCGGACTCCCTGCTCCGCAAGGCGGAGGACGATATTGATAGCggcatcctggagaccctggtGGCGTCCTGTCGCAACTTGCGGCACCTCAACCTCTCGGCTGCCCATCACCACAGCTCTGAGGGCCCAGGCCGCCACCTCTGCCAGCTGCTGGCTCGGCTGCGCCACCTGCGCTCCTTATCCCTGCCTGTCTGCTCTGTCGCCGACTCAGCACCACGGTCCGACCGTGTGCCTGCCATGCATGCTGTGCCCCGTGGCTTTGGCAAGAAGGTGCGCATTGGCGTGCAGTCCTGCCCCAACCCCTTCTCGGGGCAGGCAGGCCCTCAGCCTTCCTCCGTGTTCTGGTCTCTGCTGAAGAACGTGCCCTTTCTGGAGCGCCTTGAGCTGATCGGGTCCAACTTCTCCTCTGCCATGCCGCGCAACGAACCTGCTATCCGCAACTCCCTCCCGCCCTGCAGCCGGGCACAGAACGTTGGAGACTCGGAAGTGGCTGCCATTGGCCAGCTGGCATTCCTGAGGCACCTGACGCTGGCCCAGCTGCCCAGCATCCTGACGGGCTCTGGGCTGGTCAGCATCGGCCTGCAGTGCCAGCAGCTGCAGTCTCTCTCACTGGCCAACCTGGGCATGATGGGGAAGGTGGTCTACATGTCTGCGCTCTCAGACATGCTGAAGCACTGCAAGCGGTTGAAGGACCTCAG GCTGGAACAGCCCTATTTCAGCGCCAACGCCCAGTTCTTCCAGGCGCTCAGCCAGTGCTCTGCGCTGCAGCGCCTCTGCCTGGTCTCCCGCAGTGGCACGCTCCAGCCTGAGGCTGTGCTGGCTTTCATGGCCCGCTGCCTGCACGTTGTTGTGTGCCACATGTTCACCGGGGAGTCCCTGGCCACCTGCAAGAGCCTGCAGCAGTCCCTGCTCCGAAG
- the FBXL18 gene encoding F-box/LRR-repeat protein 18 isoform X4: MASSEEDTSNDGDMPPTAAAVAVGAHLLGFSDEILLHILSHVPSTDLVLNVRRTCRKLAVLCLDKSLTHTVLLQKDYEASEDKVKQLVKEIGREIQQLNMAGCYWLSGATIEHVARCRSLVKVNLSGCHLTSLRLSKMLSALQHLRSLAIDVSPGFDAGQLSGECKATLSRVRELKQTLYTPSYGVVPCCTSLEKLLLYFEILDRTREGAILSGQLMVGQSNVPHYQNLRVFYARLAPGYINQEVVRLYLAVLSDRTPENLHAFLISVPGSFAESGATKNLLDSMARNVALDALQLPKSWLNGSSLLQHMKFNNPFYFSFSRCTLSGGHLIQRVIDGAKELRSLASLNLSGCVHCLSPDSLLRKAEDDIDSGILETLVASCRNLRHLNLSAAHHHSSEGPGRHLCQLLARLRHLRSLSLPVCSVADSAPRSDRVPAMHAVPRGFGKKVRIGVQSCPNPFSGQAGPQPSSVFWSLLKNVPFLERLELIGSNFSSAMPRNEPAIRNSLPPCSRAQNVGDSEVAAIGQLAFLRHLTLAQLPSILTGSGLVSIGLQCQQLQSLSLANLGMMGKVVYMSALSDMLKHCKRLKDLRLEQPYFSANAQFFQALSQCSALQRLCLVSRSGTLQPEAVLAFMARCLHVVVCHMFTGESLATCKSLQQSLLRS, encoded by the exons ATGGCCAGCTCCGAGGAG GACACATCCAACGATGGAGACATGCCCCCTACAGCAGCCGCTGTGGCAGTGGGCGCCCACCTTCTCGGCTTTTCGGATGAGATCCTGCTGCATATCCTGAGCCACGTCCCCAGCACAGACCTGGTTCTGAACGTCCGGCGCACCTGCCGGAAGCTTGCGGTGCTATGCCTGGACAAGAGCCTCACCCACACTGTGCTGTTGCAGAAGGACTATGAG GCAAGTGAGGACAAGGTGAAGCAACTGGTGAAGGAGATCGGCCGGGAGATCCAGCAGCTCAACATGGCCGGCTGCTACTGGCTGTCAGGTGCCACCATTGAGCACGTGGCCCGTTGCCGCAGCCTGGTGAAGGTGAACCTCTCTGGCTGCCACCTGACCTCCCTGCGTCTCTCCAAGATGCTCTCAGCCTTGCAGCACCTGCGCTCTTTGGCCATCGACGTGAGCCCTGGCTTCGATGCCGGCCAGCTGAGTGGTGAGTGCAAGGCCACACTGAGCCGCGTGCGGGAGCTGAAGCAGACGCTGTACACACCCTCCTATGGTGTCGTGCCCTGCTGCACCAGCCTTGAGAAGCTGCTGCTCTACTTCGAGATTCTTGACCGCACACGTGAGGGCGCCATCCTCTCAGGCCAGCTGATGGTTGGCCAGAGCAATGTGCCCCACTACCAGAACCTGCGGGTCTTCTACGCGCGCCTGGCCCCTGGCTACATCAATCAGGAGGTGGTGCGGCTCTACCTGGCTGTGCTCAGTGACCGCACGCCTGAGAATCTTCACGCCTTCCTCATCTCTGTGCCTGGCAGCTTCGCTGAGAGCGGGGCCACCAAGAACCTCCTGGATTCCATGGCCCGCAACGTGGCCCTGGATGCCCTGCAGCTGCCCAAGTCCTGGCTCAACGGCTCATCCCTGCTCCAGCACATGAAGTTCAACAACCCATTTTATTTCAGCTTCAGCCGTTGCACCCTGTCCGGTGGCCACCTGATCCAGCGGGTCATTGATGGAGCCAAGGAGCTCCGCAGCCTGGCGAGCCTGAACCTCAGTGGCTGCGTCCACTGCTTGTCCCCGGACTCCCTGCTCCGCAAGGCGGAGGACGATATTGATAGCggcatcctggagaccctggtGGCGTCCTGTCGCAACTTGCGGCACCTCAACCTCTCGGCTGCCCATCACCACAGCTCTGAGGGCCCAGGCCGCCACCTCTGCCAGCTGCTGGCTCGGCTGCGCCACCTGCGCTCCTTATCCCTGCCTGTCTGCTCTGTCGCCGACTCAGCACCACGGTCCGACCGTGTGCCTGCCATGCATGCTGTGCCCCGTGGCTTTGGCAAGAAGGTGCGCATTGGCGTGCAGTCCTGCCCCAACCCCTTCTCGGGGCAGGCAGGCCCTCAGCCTTCCTCCGTGTTCTGGTCTCTGCTGAAGAACGTGCCCTTTCTGGAGCGCCTTGAGCTGATCGGGTCCAACTTCTCCTCTGCCATGCCGCGCAACGAACCTGCTATCCGCAACTCCCTCCCGCCCTGCAGCCGGGCACAGAACGTTGGAGACTCGGAAGTGGCTGCCATTGGCCAGCTGGCATTCCTGAGGCACCTGACGCTGGCCCAGCTGCCCAGCATCCTGACGGGCTCTGGGCTGGTCAGCATCGGCCTGCAGTGCCAGCAGCTGCAGTCTCTCTCACTGGCCAACCTGGGCATGATGGGGAAGGTGGTCTACATGTCTGCGCTCTCAGACATGCTGAAGCACTGCAAGCGGTTGAAGGACCTCAG GCTGGAACAGCCCTATTTCAGCGCCAACGCCCAGTTCTTCCAGGCGCTCAGCCAGTGCTCTGCGCTGCAGCGCCTCTGCCTGGTCTCCCGCAGTGGCACGCTCCAGCCTGAGGCTGTGCTGGCTTTCATGGCCCGCTGCCTGCACGTTGTTGTGTGCCACATGTTCACCGGGGAGTCCCTGGCCACCTGCAAGAGCCTGCAGCAGTCCCTGCTCCGAAG
- the FBXL18 gene encoding F-box/LRR-repeat protein 18 isoform X2 — protein sequence MASSEEDTSNDGDMPPTAAAVAVGAHLLGFSDEILLHILSHVPSTDLVLNVRRTCRKLAVLCLDKSLTHTVLLQKDYEASEDKVKQLVKEIGREIQQLNMAGCYWLSGATIEHVARCRSLVKVNLSGCHLTSLRLSKMLSALQHLRSLAIDVSPGFDAGQLSGECKATLSRVRELKQTLYTPSYGVVPCCTSLEKLLLYFEILDRTREGAILSGQLMVGQSNVPHYQNLRVFYARLAPGYINQEVVRLYLAVLSDRTPENLHAFLISVPGSFAESGATKNLLDSMARNVALDALQLPKSWLNGSSLLQHMKFNNPFYFSFSRCTLSGGHLIQRVIDGAKELRSLASLNLSGCVHCLSPDSLLRKAEDDIDSGILETLVASCRNLRHLNLSAAHHHSSEGPGRHLCQLLARLRHLRSLSLPVCSVADSAPRSDRVPAMHAVPRGFGKKVRIGVQSCPNPFSGQAGPQPSSVFWSLLKNVPFLERLELIGSNFSSAMPRNEPAIRNSLPPCSRAQNVGDSEVAAIGQLAFLRHLTLAQLPSILTGSGLVSIGLQCQQLQSLSLANLGMMGKVVYMSALSDMLKHCKRLKDLRLEQPYFSANAQFFQALSQCSALQRLCLVSRSGTLQPEAVLAFMARCLHVVVCHMFTGESLATCKSLQQSLLRRCHGLCGLCGLCAPLQHPTDPPTPRDCVTVFPGRAARAERCHLPSAPRGPDQCHPGRPHGAPG from the exons ATGGCCAGCTCCGAGGAG GACACATCCAACGATGGAGACATGCCCCCTACAGCAGCCGCTGTGGCAGTGGGCGCCCACCTTCTCGGCTTTTCGGATGAGATCCTGCTGCATATCCTGAGCCACGTCCCCAGCACAGACCTGGTTCTGAACGTCCGGCGCACCTGCCGGAAGCTTGCGGTGCTATGCCTGGACAAGAGCCTCACCCACACTGTGCTGTTGCAGAAGGACTATGAG GCAAGTGAGGACAAGGTGAAGCAACTGGTGAAGGAGATCGGCCGGGAGATCCAGCAGCTCAACATGGCCGGCTGCTACTGGCTGTCAGGTGCCACCATTGAGCACGTGGCCCGTTGCCGCAGCCTGGTGAAGGTGAACCTCTCTGGCTGCCACCTGACCTCCCTGCGTCTCTCCAAGATGCTCTCAGCCTTGCAGCACCTGCGCTCTTTGGCCATCGACGTGAGCCCTGGCTTCGATGCCGGCCAGCTGAGTGGTGAGTGCAAGGCCACACTGAGCCGCGTGCGGGAGCTGAAGCAGACGCTGTACACACCCTCCTATGGTGTCGTGCCCTGCTGCACCAGCCTTGAGAAGCTGCTGCTCTACTTCGAGATTCTTGACCGCACACGTGAGGGCGCCATCCTCTCAGGCCAGCTGATGGTTGGCCAGAGCAATGTGCCCCACTACCAGAACCTGCGGGTCTTCTACGCGCGCCTGGCCCCTGGCTACATCAATCAGGAGGTGGTGCGGCTCTACCTGGCTGTGCTCAGTGACCGCACGCCTGAGAATCTTCACGCCTTCCTCATCTCTGTGCCTGGCAGCTTCGCTGAGAGCGGGGCCACCAAGAACCTCCTGGATTCCATGGCCCGCAACGTGGCCCTGGATGCCCTGCAGCTGCCCAAGTCCTGGCTCAACGGCTCATCCCTGCTCCAGCACATGAAGTTCAACAACCCATTTTATTTCAGCTTCAGCCGTTGCACCCTGTCCGGTGGCCACCTGATCCAGCGGGTCATTGATGGAGCCAAGGAGCTCCGCAGCCTGGCGAGCCTGAACCTCAGTGGCTGCGTCCACTGCTTGTCCCCGGACTCCCTGCTCCGCAAGGCGGAGGACGATATTGATAGCggcatcctggagaccctggtGGCGTCCTGTCGCAACTTGCGGCACCTCAACCTCTCGGCTGCCCATCACCACAGCTCTGAGGGCCCAGGCCGCCACCTCTGCCAGCTGCTGGCTCGGCTGCGCCACCTGCGCTCCTTATCCCTGCCTGTCTGCTCTGTCGCCGACTCAGCACCACGGTCCGACCGTGTGCCTGCCATGCATGCTGTGCCCCGTGGCTTTGGCAAGAAGGTGCGCATTGGCGTGCAGTCCTGCCCCAACCCCTTCTCGGGGCAGGCAGGCCCTCAGCCTTCCTCCGTGTTCTGGTCTCTGCTGAAGAACGTGCCCTTTCTGGAGCGCCTTGAGCTGATCGGGTCCAACTTCTCCTCTGCCATGCCGCGCAACGAACCTGCTATCCGCAACTCCCTCCCGCCCTGCAGCCGGGCACAGAACGTTGGAGACTCGGAAGTGGCTGCCATTGGCCAGCTGGCATTCCTGAGGCACCTGACGCTGGCCCAGCTGCCCAGCATCCTGACGGGCTCTGGGCTGGTCAGCATCGGCCTGCAGTGCCAGCAGCTGCAGTCTCTCTCACTGGCCAACCTGGGCATGATGGGGAAGGTGGTCTACATGTCTGCGCTCTCAGACATGCTGAAGCACTGCAAGCGGTTGAAGGACCTCAG GCTGGAACAGCCCTATTTCAGCGCCAACGCCCAGTTCTTCCAGGCGCTCAGCCAGTGCTCTGCGCTGCAGCGCCTCTGCCTGGTCTCCCGCAGTGGCACGCTCCAGCCTGAGGCTGTGCTGGCTTTCATGGCCCGCTGCCTGCACGTTGTTGTGTGCCACATGTTCACCGGGGAGTCCCTGGCCACCTGCAAGAGCCTGCAGCAGTCCCTGCTCCGAAG
- the FBXL18 gene encoding F-box/LRR-repeat protein 18 isoform X3 yields the protein MASSEEDTSNDGDMPPTAAAVAVGAHLLGFSDEILLHILSHVPSTDLVLNVRRTCRKLAVLCLDKSLTHTVLLQKDYEASEDKVKQLVKEIGREIQQLNMAGCYWLSGATIEHVARCRSLVKVNLSGCHLTSLRLSKMLSALQHLRSLAIDVSPGFDAGQLSGECKATLSRVRELKQTLYTPSYGVVPCCTSLEKLLLYFEILDRTREGAILSGQLMVGQSNVPHYQNLRVFYARLAPGYINQEVVRLYLAVLSDRTPENLHAFLISVPGSFAESGATKNLLDSMARNVALDALQLPKSWLNGSSLLQHMKFNNPFYFSFSRCTLSGGHLIQRVIDGAKELRSLASLNLSGCVHCLSPDSLLRKAEDDIDSGILETLVASCRNLRHLNLSAAHHHSSEGPGRHLCQLLARLRHLRSLSLPVCSVADSAPRSDRVPAMHAVPRGFGKKVRIGVQSCPNPFSGQAGPQPSSVFWSLLKNVPFLERLELIGSNFSSAMPRNEPAIRNSLPPCSRAQNVGDSEVAAIGQLAFLRHLTLAQLPSILTGSGLVSIGLQCQQLQSLSLANLGMMGKVVYMSALSDMLKHCKRLKDLRLEQPYFSANAQFFQALSQCSALQRLCLVSRSGTLQPEAVLAFMARCLHVVVCHMFTGESLATCKSLQQSLLRSFQAERPALNVVIFPLLHEGLTNVIRDVPMVHLDEITLFKSRVAEEPPNLWW from the exons ATGGCCAGCTCCGAGGAG GACACATCCAACGATGGAGACATGCCCCCTACAGCAGCCGCTGTGGCAGTGGGCGCCCACCTTCTCGGCTTTTCGGATGAGATCCTGCTGCATATCCTGAGCCACGTCCCCAGCACAGACCTGGTTCTGAACGTCCGGCGCACCTGCCGGAAGCTTGCGGTGCTATGCCTGGACAAGAGCCTCACCCACACTGTGCTGTTGCAGAAGGACTATGAG GCAAGTGAGGACAAGGTGAAGCAACTGGTGAAGGAGATCGGCCGGGAGATCCAGCAGCTCAACATGGCCGGCTGCTACTGGCTGTCAGGTGCCACCATTGAGCACGTGGCCCGTTGCCGCAGCCTGGTGAAGGTGAACCTCTCTGGCTGCCACCTGACCTCCCTGCGTCTCTCCAAGATGCTCTCAGCCTTGCAGCACCTGCGCTCTTTGGCCATCGACGTGAGCCCTGGCTTCGATGCCGGCCAGCTGAGTGGTGAGTGCAAGGCCACACTGAGCCGCGTGCGGGAGCTGAAGCAGACGCTGTACACACCCTCCTATGGTGTCGTGCCCTGCTGCACCAGCCTTGAGAAGCTGCTGCTCTACTTCGAGATTCTTGACCGCACACGTGAGGGCGCCATCCTCTCAGGCCAGCTGATGGTTGGCCAGAGCAATGTGCCCCACTACCAGAACCTGCGGGTCTTCTACGCGCGCCTGGCCCCTGGCTACATCAATCAGGAGGTGGTGCGGCTCTACCTGGCTGTGCTCAGTGACCGCACGCCTGAGAATCTTCACGCCTTCCTCATCTCTGTGCCTGGCAGCTTCGCTGAGAGCGGGGCCACCAAGAACCTCCTGGATTCCATGGCCCGCAACGTGGCCCTGGATGCCCTGCAGCTGCCCAAGTCCTGGCTCAACGGCTCATCCCTGCTCCAGCACATGAAGTTCAACAACCCATTTTATTTCAGCTTCAGCCGTTGCACCCTGTCCGGTGGCCACCTGATCCAGCGGGTCATTGATGGAGCCAAGGAGCTCCGCAGCCTGGCGAGCCTGAACCTCAGTGGCTGCGTCCACTGCTTGTCCCCGGACTCCCTGCTCCGCAAGGCGGAGGACGATATTGATAGCggcatcctggagaccctggtGGCGTCCTGTCGCAACTTGCGGCACCTCAACCTCTCGGCTGCCCATCACCACAGCTCTGAGGGCCCAGGCCGCCACCTCTGCCAGCTGCTGGCTCGGCTGCGCCACCTGCGCTCCTTATCCCTGCCTGTCTGCTCTGTCGCCGACTCAGCACCACGGTCCGACCGTGTGCCTGCCATGCATGCTGTGCCCCGTGGCTTTGGCAAGAAGGTGCGCATTGGCGTGCAGTCCTGCCCCAACCCCTTCTCGGGGCAGGCAGGCCCTCAGCCTTCCTCCGTGTTCTGGTCTCTGCTGAAGAACGTGCCCTTTCTGGAGCGCCTTGAGCTGATCGGGTCCAACTTCTCCTCTGCCATGCCGCGCAACGAACCTGCTATCCGCAACTCCCTCCCGCCCTGCAGCCGGGCACAGAACGTTGGAGACTCGGAAGTGGCTGCCATTGGCCAGCTGGCATTCCTGAGGCACCTGACGCTGGCCCAGCTGCCCAGCATCCTGACGGGCTCTGGGCTGGTCAGCATCGGCCTGCAGTGCCAGCAGCTGCAGTCTCTCTCACTGGCCAACCTGGGCATGATGGGGAAGGTGGTCTACATGTCTGCGCTCTCAGACATGCTGAAGCACTGCAAGCGGTTGAAGGACCTCAG GCTGGAACAGCCCTATTTCAGCGCCAACGCCCAGTTCTTCCAGGCGCTCAGCCAGTGCTCTGCGCTGCAGCGCCTCTGCCTGGTCTCCCGCAGTGGCACGCTCCAGCCTGAGGCTGTGCTGGCTTTCATGGCCCGCTGCCTGCACGTTGTTGTGTGCCACATGTTCACCGGGGAGTCCCTGGCCACCTGCAAGAGCCTGCAGCAGTCCCTGCTCCGAAG